Proteins encoded within one genomic window of Sphingomonas cannabina:
- a CDS encoding tryptophan halogenase family protein, with amino-acid sequence MTHPVRKIVIVGGGTAGWLTAGVIAAKHRSRMPAGFSVTLVESPNVPIIGVGEGTWPTLRTTLARIGVSETELFRQCDAAFKQGARFARWTTGAPDDGYYHPLMLPQGFHQLNLVPHWLAEGDGRSFCDAVCPQGRLCDDGLAPKTITTPEYDAVANYAYHLDAGKFAPFLQRHCCETLGVRHVLADVRQVTLAENGDIRSIVTEQAGEIEGDLFVDCTGFKALLIGETLGVGFKDCSDVLFCDTALAVQVPHESDTSPIASHTISTAQSAGWIWDIGLPSRRGTGHVYSSRHISDDEAERELRAYLGPAGKDLPVRKIPIRSGYRETFWKRNCVAVGLAAGFLEPLESSAIVLIELSAKLIAEQMPVCREVMDVIASRFNATTHYRWGRIIDFLKLHYVLSQREDSAFWRDNRLPETVPERLQDLLTLWRYQSPWFHDEFDRVEEVFPPASYQYVLYGMGFRTEVEPEALADEARIAERTMRENIIQTERLREGLPSHRTLIRKIVEHGLQPV; translated from the coding sequence ATGACCCATCCTGTACGGAAGATCGTGATCGTGGGCGGCGGCACCGCCGGCTGGCTGACCGCCGGCGTCATCGCCGCCAAGCACCGCAGCCGGATGCCCGCCGGCTTCAGCGTGACGCTGGTCGAATCGCCGAACGTCCCGATCATCGGCGTCGGCGAAGGCACCTGGCCGACGCTGAGGACCACGCTGGCGCGGATCGGCGTGTCGGAGACGGAGCTGTTCCGCCAGTGCGACGCCGCGTTCAAGCAGGGCGCCCGTTTCGCGCGCTGGACCACCGGAGCGCCGGACGACGGCTATTACCACCCGCTGATGCTGCCCCAGGGCTTCCACCAGCTCAACCTGGTGCCGCACTGGCTGGCGGAGGGGGACGGGCGCAGCTTCTGCGACGCGGTGTGCCCGCAGGGACGGCTCTGCGACGACGGATTGGCGCCGAAGACGATCACGACGCCGGAATATGACGCGGTGGCGAACTACGCCTATCATCTCGACGCCGGCAAGTTCGCGCCCTTCCTCCAGCGCCATTGCTGCGAGACGCTGGGGGTGCGCCATGTGCTGGCCGACGTCCGCCAGGTGACGCTCGCCGAGAACGGCGACATCCGCAGCATCGTCACCGAGCAGGCGGGCGAGATCGAAGGCGACCTCTTCGTCGACTGCACGGGCTTCAAGGCGCTGCTGATCGGCGAGACGCTGGGCGTCGGGTTCAAGGACTGCAGCGACGTGCTGTTCTGCGACACCGCGCTCGCCGTGCAAGTCCCGCATGAGAGCGACACCAGCCCGATCGCCTCGCACACCATCTCGACCGCGCAGTCGGCGGGATGGATCTGGGACATCGGCCTGCCGAGCCGGCGCGGCACCGGCCATGTCTATTCCAGCCGCCACATCTCCGACGACGAGGCCGAGCGCGAGCTGCGCGCCTATCTCGGTCCGGCGGGCAAGGACCTGCCGGTGCGCAAGATCCCGATCCGCTCGGGCTATCGCGAGACCTTCTGGAAGCGCAACTGCGTCGCCGTCGGGCTCGCGGCCGGCTTTCTCGAGCCGCTCGAATCGTCGGCGATCGTGCTGATCGAGCTGTCCGCCAAGCTGATCGCCGAGCAGATGCCGGTCTGCCGCGAGGTGATGGACGTGATCGCGTCGCGCTTCAACGCGACCACCCATTACCGCTGGGGGCGGATCATCGATTTCCTCAAGCTCCACTATGTGCTGTCGCAGCGCGAGGACAGCGCCTTCTGGCGCGACAACCGGCTGCCCGAGACCGTTCCCGAGCGACTCCAGGACCTGCTGACGCTGTGGCGCTACCAGTCGCCGTGGTTCCACGACGAGTTCGACCGGGTCGAGGAGGTGTTTCCGCCGGCGAGCTATCAGTACGTCCTCTATGGCATGGGCTTCCGTACCGAGGTCGAGCCGGAAGCGCTGGCCGACGAAGCCCGGATCGCCGAGCGGACGATGCGGGAGAATATCATCCAGACCGAGCGGCTACGGGAAGGATTACCGTCTCATCGTACGCTGATCCGCAAGATCGTCGAGCACGGGCTGCAGCCCGTCTGA
- a CDS encoding TonB-dependent receptor, whose amino-acid sequence MTEGNIDTSAVTGIRRVRAARLSFATASSLLAIAAASPALADDTPSNGSVIIPVAQTQAQDGAGAPAQIDEAQADDIVVTGLRGSLQRNLDIKRTSAGVVDAISSEDIGKFPDSNVAASLQRLPGVSIQRAGARGEPQGITVRGFGGDFNETLYDGRRISTATGGRAVDFSTVGADFVGQLSVLKTPDVTLSSSSIGATVNVEFPKPFDYSGMRLVATASGSIQDDAGKVVPTAGLLFSDTFAGDTFGVLVSGMYTRHDTQTNRAFVSGWPGGRYAPCQLAGTTATSCSPTSDPNNAAYADPNNRQTVVGWFEQQYGASQIYTRDERVDGRIALQWRPSNGLLLTLDNNFSRQTIRADNFGFGIWFNQGSLRNVELDENGTTVDFSQAGSQTDFTAGTDRSVLQTNQTGLNLKWDASENLKLEADASYAKSWLNPDGRISSDNADVGYGFAIGPALGIRIDGSSKDTIPVLHDYGPGGDASRWADPTVMGSHVTVRQASKNTDELKQGRLSASWEQEGFRIKIGGQYVEDHFQFQQRNTFANNYWQAYSGYGSPSGNTTGVLIPASLFTDQVSTRGFIPGFSGALPPVLLKFDARAYQQFLEGLGNPQAQNIPGFNYTAPTVGTNFTGAFDLALDNGSIRDITEKSWALFARANFDTEIAGMPFHFNAGIRQENTHLTAIGLGQVPLSIIQNAGDPTLLTVVLSDPQRITTKTSYSYLLPSIDMKLELTDKFHLRFDASRTLTRPSLNLLTPVLNVGTGQRVGALTANGGNPGLKPYLADNFDFAAEWYYQSNSYASVNFFLKNVSNFIVGGTQRQTINDVVDPTTGQPAQFAVTQQINGPDATVRGVEIAWQHVFGNSGFGFNANATFVDTNKPYDAEDISQSGFAVTGLANSANFVGFYDKNGFEARVALNWRDEYLLQFGQNQNTGSFGSEPTFVNSSLQIDFSTSYQLTKQVNVFFEALNITNETMSTHGRFDNQLLDVFAYGRRFTAGARFRF is encoded by the coding sequence ATGACCGAAGGCAATATCGACACATCGGCCGTCACCGGCATCCGCCGCGTGCGCGCTGCACGGTTATCTTTCGCAACCGCGTCCAGCCTGCTTGCGATCGCCGCGGCCTCTCCAGCGCTGGCCGACGACACGCCGTCGAACGGTAGCGTTATCATACCAGTAGCACAGACACAGGCGCAGGACGGTGCCGGCGCTCCGGCACAGATCGACGAGGCCCAGGCGGACGATATCGTCGTCACGGGCCTGCGCGGCTCGCTCCAGCGCAATCTGGACATCAAGCGGACCTCGGCCGGCGTGGTCGACGCCATATCCTCGGAGGACATCGGCAAGTTCCCCGACTCGAACGTCGCCGCGTCGCTGCAGCGCCTGCCGGGCGTCTCGATCCAGCGCGCCGGCGCGCGCGGCGAGCCGCAGGGCATCACGGTGCGCGGCTTCGGCGGCGACTTCAACGAGACGCTCTACGACGGCCGCCGCATCTCGACCGCCACCGGCGGCCGCGCGGTCGACTTCAGCACCGTCGGCGCCGATTTCGTCGGCCAGCTGAGCGTGCTCAAGACGCCCGACGTCACGCTGTCGAGCAGCTCGATCGGCGCGACCGTCAACGTCGAGTTCCCCAAGCCGTTCGACTATTCGGGCATGCGGCTGGTCGCCACCGCGTCGGGCTCGATCCAGGACGACGCGGGCAAGGTGGTCCCCACCGCGGGGCTGCTGTTCAGCGACACCTTCGCCGGCGACACGTTCGGCGTGCTGGTCTCCGGCATGTACACCCGGCACGACACCCAGACCAACCGCGCCTTCGTGAGCGGCTGGCCCGGCGGCCGCTATGCGCCGTGCCAGCTCGCCGGCACCACGGCGACGAGCTGCAGCCCGACGAGCGATCCCAACAACGCCGCCTATGCCGATCCCAACAACCGGCAGACCGTCGTCGGCTGGTTCGAGCAGCAATATGGCGCCAGCCAGATCTACACCCGCGACGAGCGGGTCGACGGGCGCATCGCCCTGCAGTGGCGCCCGTCCAACGGCCTGCTGCTCACGCTCGACAACAATTTCTCGCGGCAGACCATCCGCGCCGACAATTTCGGCTTCGGCATCTGGTTCAACCAGGGTTCGCTGCGCAATGTCGAGCTCGACGAGAACGGCACCACCGTCGACTTCTCCCAGGCCGGCTCGCAGACCGACTTCACCGCCGGCACCGACCGGTCGGTCCTGCAGACCAACCAGACCGGCCTCAACCTCAAGTGGGACGCATCCGAGAACCTCAAGCTCGAGGCCGACGCCAGCTATGCCAAGAGCTGGCTCAATCCGGACGGGCGGATCAGCAGCGACAACGCCGACGTCGGCTACGGCTTCGCGATCGGCCCCGCGCTCGGCATCCGCATCGACGGCAGCAGCAAGGACACCATCCCCGTGCTGCACGACTATGGCCCGGGCGGCGACGCGTCGCGCTGGGCCGACCCCACTGTGATGGGCTCGCACGTGACGGTGCGCCAGGCCAGCAAGAACACCGACGAGCTGAAGCAGGGCCGCCTCTCCGCGAGCTGGGAACAGGAAGGCTTCCGCATCAAGATCGGCGGCCAATATGTCGAGGACCATTTCCAGTTCCAGCAGCGCAATACCTTCGCCAACAATTACTGGCAGGCCTATTCCGGCTATGGCTCGCCGTCGGGCAACACGACCGGCGTGCTCATCCCTGCGAGCCTGTTCACCGACCAGGTCAGCACGCGCGGGTTCATCCCCGGCTTCTCAGGCGCGCTGCCGCCGGTGCTGCTGAAGTTCGACGCGCGCGCCTATCAGCAGTTCCTGGAAGGGCTGGGCAATCCCCAGGCGCAGAACATCCCCGGCTTCAACTATACCGCGCCGACCGTGGGCACGAACTTCACCGGTGCGTTCGACCTGGCGCTCGACAACGGCAGCATCCGGGACATCACCGAGAAGAGCTGGGCGCTGTTCGCCCGCGCCAATTTCGACACCGAGATCGCGGGGATGCCGTTCCACTTCAACGCCGGCATCCGCCAGGAGAACACGCATCTCACGGCGATCGGCCTTGGCCAGGTACCGCTCAGCATCATCCAGAACGCCGGCGACCCGACATTGCTGACGGTAGTGCTGAGCGACCCGCAGCGGATCACCACCAAGACCAGCTATTCCTACCTGCTGCCCAGCATCGACATGAAGCTGGAGCTCACCGACAAGTTCCACCTGCGCTTCGACGCGTCGCGGACGCTCACCCGGCCCAGCCTCAACCTGCTGACACCGGTGCTGAACGTCGGCACGGGCCAGCGCGTCGGCGCACTCACTGCCAACGGAGGCAATCCGGGGCTCAAGCCCTATCTCGCCGACAATTTCGACTTCGCGGCGGAATGGTACTACCAGTCCAACTCCTACGCGTCGGTCAATTTCTTCCTCAAGAACGTCAGCAACTTCATCGTCGGCGGCACGCAGCGCCAGACGATCAACGACGTGGTCGATCCGACGACCGGCCAGCCCGCGCAGTTCGCCGTGACGCAGCAGATCAACGGCCCCGACGCGACGGTACGCGGCGTCGAGATCGCCTGGCAGCACGTGTTCGGCAACAGCGGCTTCGGCTTCAATGCCAACGCCACCTTCGTCGACACCAACAAGCCCTATGACGCCGAAGACATCTCGCAGAGCGGCTTCGCCGTCACCGGCCTTGCCAACTCCGCCAACTTCGTCGGCTTCTACGACAAAAACGGCTTCGAGGCCCGCGTGGCGCTCAACTGGCGCGACGAGTATCTCCTGCAGTTCGGCCAGAACCAGAACACCGGCTCGTTCGGATCGGAGCCGACCTTCGTCAACTCGAGCCTGCAGATCGACTTCAGCACCAGCTACCAGCTCACGAAGCAGGTCAACGTCTTCTTCGAGGCGCTGAACATCACCAACGAGACGATGAGCACCCATGGCCGCTTCGACAACCAGCTGCTCGACGTGTTCGCCTATGGTCGCAGGTTTACCGCAGGCGCTCGGTTCCGTTTCTGA
- a CDS encoding SapC family protein, which yields MAMLEVLNASDHRQLRLRDEAGREPHFVQIVAAEFAVAAAHCPILLAKDAGSGRFYAGAMFGFKPDELPLAEPGDAFRPLDLQRQAFFISDEDIAIDREHPRISETDGKPLFDEEGQPSDSLRRIQRALGLLKSGVEETEAFIRALLAHKLVEPIDISLRFDDGETLSLQGLYTVSLDALRDLDDSAALALFRSGHLQLAYGMIASLQQIPVLAHRRNRRLSE from the coding sequence ATGGCTATGCTTGAAGTGCTGAATGCGAGTGATCACCGCCAGCTCCGCCTGCGCGACGAGGCGGGGAGGGAGCCGCATTTTGTGCAGATCGTCGCAGCGGAATTTGCCGTCGCGGCCGCCCATTGCCCGATCCTGCTCGCGAAGGATGCCGGATCGGGCCGTTTCTACGCCGGTGCCATGTTCGGCTTCAAACCGGACGAGCTCCCGCTCGCGGAACCTGGAGACGCGTTCCGCCCGCTCGATCTCCAGCGTCAGGCGTTCTTCATTTCCGACGAGGACATCGCGATTGACCGGGAGCATCCCCGGATCAGCGAGACGGACGGCAAACCGCTGTTCGACGAAGAAGGGCAACCGAGCGATTCGCTGCGACGCATCCAGCGGGCGCTGGGCCTGCTGAAATCGGGGGTCGAGGAGACGGAGGCGTTCATCCGCGCGCTCCTCGCGCACAAGCTTGTCGAGCCGATCGACATCTCGCTGCGCTTCGACGACGGCGAGACGCTCTCTCTCCAGGGGCTTTACACGGTCAGCCTCGATGCGCTGCGTGATCTCGACGATTCGGCTGCGCTCGCGCTGTTCCGCAGCGGCCATCTCCAGCTCGCCTATGGCATGATCGCATCGCTGCAGCAGATTCCCGTCCTAGCGCATCGCCGCAACCGACGCCTGTCGGAGTGA
- a CDS encoding cupin-like domain-containing protein — MDQHLRDIDARLVQDPEAFRQHVCERCEPVVVRGACADWPARHAAARSFDDLADYLLRFDGGITAEAFVGMPDIDGRFHYDESLAGFNFAREELGLRDVLARIAEGGQRGSSVYMGSLPADRHLPGFAEENRATMVASSVRPRIWLGSRSEIACHYDTYDNLACVVAGRRRFTLYPPDAIADLYVGPIDHTMAGQPVGLAVGSEPGDPRYPRFELARDRAITVELDAGDALYLPKLWWHRVEATAPFNLLVNYWWDGFSAGPDAPYTAMMLAMIAIAERPAGERAAWRAFFDHYVFRPHGHPLAHLPEEKHGLLGPLRSGNYRRIRAIVMQLLRGD, encoded by the coding sequence ATGGACCAGCATCTTCGGGACATCGACGCCAGGCTCGTCCAGGACCCAGAAGCCTTTAGGCAGCACGTCTGCGAGCGGTGCGAGCCCGTGGTGGTGCGCGGTGCCTGCGCCGATTGGCCCGCACGACACGCCGCGGCGCGCTCGTTCGACGATCTCGCCGATTATCTGCTCCGGTTCGACGGCGGCATCACGGCCGAGGCGTTCGTCGGAATGCCCGATATCGACGGACGCTTTCACTATGACGAGAGCCTCGCCGGTTTCAATTTCGCCCGCGAGGAACTCGGCCTCCGCGATGTGCTCGCGCGGATCGCCGAAGGCGGGCAGCGGGGATCGTCCGTCTACATGGGCTCGCTTCCGGCGGACCGGCACCTGCCCGGCTTCGCCGAAGAGAACCGCGCGACGATGGTCGCATCATCGGTCCGTCCCCGTATCTGGCTCGGCAGCCGGTCGGAGATCGCCTGCCACTACGACACTTATGACAATCTCGCCTGCGTCGTCGCGGGCAGGCGCAGGTTCACCCTCTATCCCCCGGATGCGATCGCCGACCTCTACGTCGGTCCGATCGACCATACGATGGCCGGCCAGCCGGTCGGCCTTGCCGTGGGCTCGGAGCCGGGCGACCCACGCTATCCCCGCTTCGAACTTGCTCGTGATCGTGCCATCACCGTCGAGCTGGACGCCGGCGACGCGCTGTATCTGCCGAAGCTCTGGTGGCACCGGGTCGAGGCCACCGCGCCATTCAACCTGCTCGTCAACTATTGGTGGGATGGCTTCAGCGCCGGCCCGGACGCGCCCTATACCGCGATGATGCTGGCGATGATCGCGATCGCGGAGCGGCCGGCGGGGGAGCGCGCCGCCTGGCGCGCCTTCTTCGATCACTATGTCTTCCGCCCCCACGGCCATCCGCTGGCGCATCTTCCGGAGGAGAAGCACGGCCTTCTAGGACCGCTGCGGAGCGGCAATTATCGCCGTATCCGTGCGATCGTGATGCAGCTGCTCCGCGGCGACTAA
- a CDS encoding IclR family transcriptional regulator has translation MPEDKEDRRYRAPALEKGLDILELLANESEPVTLTGIVNRLGRSHGELFRMVQVLEFRGYIEQDPASDGYRVSDRLFSLGMQQPRMRNLIEVALPVMRQLTLSLGQSCHLALHSRGEMVVVARMESSEQLGFSVRVGYRRPLSKAASGAVLYAFQPDDVRERWERLFDPPLTEEELAQFRAHASEIRERQVEMAPSQFVAGVTDISAPVMRGGSAAAALTVPFLKKLQQSLTPREAIVQVREAAQRISEQLVEGDSRV, from the coding sequence GTGCCAGAGGATAAGGAGGATCGTCGCTACCGTGCGCCTGCGCTCGAGAAGGGGCTCGACATCCTCGAGCTGCTGGCGAACGAGAGCGAGCCGGTCACGCTCACCGGCATCGTTAACCGGCTCGGACGCTCGCACGGCGAGCTGTTCCGCATGGTCCAGGTGCTCGAGTTCCGCGGCTATATCGAGCAGGATCCGGCGTCCGACGGCTATCGCGTCAGCGATCGGCTCTTCTCGCTCGGGATGCAGCAGCCGCGGATGCGCAACCTGATCGAGGTGGCGCTGCCGGTCATGCGCCAGCTCACCCTTTCGCTCGGCCAATCCTGTCACCTCGCGCTGCACAGCCGCGGCGAGATGGTCGTGGTCGCGCGGATGGAATCGAGCGAGCAGCTCGGCTTCTCCGTGCGCGTCGGTTATCGGCGTCCGCTGTCGAAGGCCGCATCGGGCGCGGTGCTCTACGCCTTCCAGCCCGACGACGTTCGCGAGCGGTGGGAAAGGCTGTTCGATCCGCCGCTGACCGAGGAGGAGCTCGCGCAATTCCGCGCCCACGCCAGCGAAATCCGCGAACGCCAGGTCGAGATGGCGCCGAGCCAGTTCGTCGCGGGCGTCACCGACATCTCCGCACCCGTCATGCGCGGCGGCAGCGCCGCGGCGGCGCTCACCGTGCCATTCCTCAAGAAGCTGCAGCAATCACTGACGCCGCGCGAGGCGATCGTTCAGGTTCGCGAAGCCGCCCAGCGTATCTCCGAACAGCTTGTCGAAGGCGACAGCCGGGTCTGA
- a CDS encoding L-fuconate dehydratase, producing MRITKLRVLDIRFPTSQQLDGSDAMNADPDYSAAYCILETDQPGLAGHGLTFTIGRGNDICCAAIQALAPLVEGLDLGWIREDAGRFWRHITGDSQLRWIGPEKGVIHLATGAVVNAVWDLWAKAEGKPLWRLVGEMSPAELIRLIDFRYITDCITPQEALALLERRAEGKVERVARLLAEGYPCYTTSPGWLGYSDAKLEQLCREAIDEGFRHIKLKVGRDVADDIRRVGIAREVLGPDRTLMIDANQVWEVDAAIDHVRALAFAEPWFIEEPTSPDDVEGHRRIREAVAPVKVATGEMCQNRIMFKQFIMRSAIDVVQIDACRLGGVNEVLAVLLMAAKYDLPVCPHAGGVGLCEYVQHLSMIDYLSFAGTREGRVAEYVDHLHEHFVDPCVVRNGAYLPPEAPGFSIEMKADSLSRYEHAAA from the coding sequence ATGCGGATCACCAAGCTGCGGGTGCTCGACATCCGCTTTCCGACCTCCCAGCAGCTCGACGGATCGGATGCGATGAATGCCGATCCTGACTATTCGGCCGCCTATTGCATCCTTGAGACCGATCAGCCGGGGCTGGCGGGGCACGGACTTACCTTCACCATCGGCCGCGGCAACGACATCTGCTGCGCAGCGATCCAGGCCCTTGCGCCGCTGGTCGAGGGCCTCGACCTCGGCTGGATCCGCGAGGATGCTGGCCGCTTCTGGCGTCATATCACGGGCGACAGCCAGCTGCGCTGGATCGGGCCGGAGAAGGGCGTGATCCATCTCGCCACCGGTGCGGTCGTCAATGCCGTCTGGGACCTGTGGGCCAAGGCCGAGGGCAAGCCGCTCTGGCGGCTGGTGGGGGAGATGTCGCCCGCCGAGCTCATTCGGCTGATCGACTTCCGCTACATCACCGACTGCATCACTCCGCAAGAGGCGCTGGCGCTGCTCGAGCGGCGCGCTGAGGGCAAGGTGGAGCGTGTCGCGCGCCTGCTTGCCGAGGGATATCCCTGCTACACCACGTCGCCCGGCTGGCTCGGCTATTCGGATGCGAAGCTCGAGCAGCTCTGCCGCGAGGCGATCGACGAGGGTTTTCGCCACATCAAGCTCAAGGTCGGGAGGGACGTGGCCGACGACATCCGCCGCGTCGGCATCGCGCGCGAGGTGCTGGGGCCTGACCGCACCCTGATGATCGACGCCAACCAGGTGTGGGAGGTGGACGCGGCCATCGACCATGTCCGCGCGCTCGCCTTCGCCGAGCCCTGGTTCATCGAGGAGCCGACCAGTCCCGACGACGTGGAGGGGCACCGCCGCATCCGCGAGGCGGTCGCGCCGGTCAAGGTCGCGACCGGCGAGATGTGCCAGAACCGCATCATGTTCAAGCAGTTCATCATGCGCAGCGCGATCGACGTGGTGCAGATCGACGCCTGCCGGCTGGGCGGCGTCAACGAGGTGCTGGCGGTGCTGCTGATGGCGGCGAAGTACGACCTGCCCGTCTGCCCGCACGCGGGCGGGGTGGGGTTGTGCGAATATGTGCAGCACCTGTCGATGATCGATTATCTGAGCTTCGCCGGAACCAGGGAGGGCCGCGTCGCCGAATATGTCGACCATCTTCACGAGCATTTCGTCGACCCGTGTGTGGTGAGGAACGGCGCCTATCTGCCGCCGGAGGCACCGGGCTTCTCGATCGAGATGAAGGCGGACAGCCTGTCCCGCTATGAACATGCAGCGGCTTAG
- a CDS encoding Rieske (2Fe-2S) protein: MSADDRVYATPAGVRLGPLELIGPGTARSFVIQLRAGRFHGFVVRHGDDVHGYVDRCPHMGLPLAQTLDDYLAPSGDLIACSWHSALFEIATGRCVGGPCHGASLTPWPVRVEDGFIVTAGAE, from the coding sequence GTGAGCGCCGACGACCGCGTCTATGCAACCCCGGCCGGGGTGCGGCTGGGGCCGCTGGAGCTGATCGGCCCGGGCACGGCGCGCAGCTTCGTGATCCAGCTCCGCGCCGGCCGCTTCCACGGCTTCGTCGTGCGGCACGGCGACGATGTCCACGGCTATGTCGACCGCTGCCCGCACATGGGCCTGCCGCTCGCACAAACGCTCGACGACTATCTCGCGCCTTCGGGTGATCTCATCGCCTGCAGCTGGCACTCGGCGTTGTTCGAGATCGCTACCGGCCGCTGCGTCGGCGGCCCCTGCCACGGCGCGAGCCTTACGCCTTGGCCGGTCAGGGTGGAGGACGGCTTCATCGTCACGGCCGGGGCGGAGTGA
- the hmgA gene encoding homogentisate 1,2-dioxygenase, with the protein MTGFANHFATEAAPGALPVGRNSPQQVPYGLYTEQLSGTAFTAPRGENRRSWLYRLRPTANHPAYRPYERPSLIRSGPFDELPPSPNRLRWDPLPLPAEPTDFVDGLVTYCGNGDVAAGAGVGVHLYACNRSMAGRAFYDADGELLIVPQQGALRLVTEMGVLTVEPQQVALIPRGLRFRVELLADAARGYICENYGALFRLPDLGPIGSNGLANPRDFETPAAWFEDSDEPHEIVQKFQGGLWTTTLDHSPFDVVAWHGNLAPCRYDLRRFNTINTVSFDHPDPSIFTVLTSPSDTPGTANCDFVIFPPRWMVAEETFRPPWFHRNVMSEFMGLIHGAYDAKAGGFAPGGASLHNQMAGHGPDQASYEGAVKAELKPHKIDNTMAFMFESRFVFRPTRFAAETPLAQLDYDDCWTGFRKAEVKRGA; encoded by the coding sequence ATGACCGGCTTCGCCAACCATTTCGCGACCGAGGCGGCCCCCGGCGCGCTGCCGGTCGGGCGCAACTCGCCGCAGCAGGTGCCCTATGGGCTCTACACCGAGCAGCTCTCGGGCACCGCCTTCACCGCGCCGCGCGGCGAGAACCGGCGCAGCTGGCTCTACCGGCTGCGCCCGACCGCCAACCACCCGGCCTATCGGCCGTACGAGCGGCCATCGCTGATCCGCTCGGGCCCGTTCGACGAGCTGCCGCCCTCCCCCAACCGCCTGCGCTGGGACCCGCTGCCGCTGCCGGCCGAGCCGACCGACTTCGTCGACGGGCTCGTCACCTATTGCGGCAACGGCGACGTCGCAGCCGGAGCGGGCGTCGGGGTCCATCTCTACGCCTGCAACCGGTCGATGGCCGGCCGCGCCTTCTACGACGCCGACGGCGAGCTGCTGATCGTGCCGCAGCAGGGCGCGCTGCGGCTGGTCACCGAGATGGGCGTGCTCACGGTCGAGCCGCAGCAGGTGGCGCTGATCCCGCGCGGGCTGCGCTTCCGCGTCGAGCTGCTCGCGGATGCGGCGCGCGGCTACATCTGCGAGAATTACGGCGCGCTGTTCCGCCTGCCGGACCTGGGGCCGATCGGCTCGAATGGCCTCGCCAATCCACGCGATTTCGAGACGCCGGCCGCCTGGTTCGAGGATTCGGACGAGCCGCATGAGATCGTGCAGAAGTTCCAGGGCGGCCTGTGGACGACGACGCTCGACCATTCGCCGTTCGACGTCGTCGCCTGGCACGGCAATCTCGCGCCCTGCCGCTACGACCTTCGCCGCTTCAACACGATCAACACGGTGAGCTTCGACCATCCCGACCCATCGATCTTCACCGTGCTGACCAGCCCGAGCGACACCCCCGGCACCGCCAATTGCGACTTCGTGATCTTCCCGCCGCGCTGGATGGTGGCGGAGGAGACGTTCCGCCCGCCTTGGTTCCACCGCAACGTGATGAGCGAGTTCATGGGCCTGATCCACGGCGCCTATGACGCCAAGGCCGGCGGCTTCGCGCCCGGCGGCGCCTCGCTCCACAACCAGATGGCGGGGCACGGCCCGGACCAGGCGAGCTACGAAGGCGCGGTCAAGGCGGAGCTCAAGCCCCACAAGATCGACAACACCATGGCCTTCATGTTCGAGAGCCGCTTCGTGTTCCGCCCCACCCGCTTCGCCGCCGAGACCCCGCTCGCCCAGCTCGACTACGACGATTGCTGGACGGGCTTCCGCAAGGCCGAGGTGAAGCGCGGAGCGTGA